One part of the Streptomyces lydicus genome encodes these proteins:
- a CDS encoding DUF6167 family protein, which translates to MFRRAFWFTTGAAAGVWATNKVHRKLRKLQPDSLAAQAADKAVETGHRLRQFALDVRAGMADREEQLHDALGLSTPAEPRELPAPRRAVLEPQYRITRTTGPHGLTGPTGKEDH; encoded by the coding sequence ATGTTCCGCCGTGCATTCTGGTTCACCACCGGCGCCGCCGCCGGGGTGTGGGCCACCAACAAGGTCCACCGAAAGCTGCGCAAGCTGCAGCCCGACAGCCTCGCCGCACAGGCCGCGGACAAGGCCGTCGAGACCGGACACCGGCTGCGTCAATTTGCATTGGACGTACGCGCCGGAATGGCGGACCGTGAGGAACAGCTGCACGACGCCCTCGGCCTGAGCACGCCGGCCGAGCCGCGCGAGCTGCCCGCACCGCGCCGCGCGGTGCTCGAACCGCAGTACCGCATCACCAGAACAACCGGACCGCACGGTCTGACCGGACCGACTGGAAAAGAGGACCACTGA
- a CDS encoding DUF948 domain-containing protein: protein MSGGEVAGILVAVFWAILVSFLALVLVRLAQTLKATTKMVAEVSDQAVPLLADASATVRSAHTQLARVDAIAADVQEVTANASALSSTVSSAFGGPLVKVAAFGYGVRRAIGKKGEPEPKRTVVGRTLPGARRGGRRNRRSKD, encoded by the coding sequence GTGTCCGGTGGAGAGGTGGCCGGGATCCTCGTGGCCGTCTTCTGGGCGATCCTCGTGTCGTTCCTCGCCCTCGTGCTGGTGAGGCTCGCGCAGACGCTGAAGGCGACCACCAAGATGGTGGCCGAGGTGTCCGATCAGGCCGTCCCGCTGCTCGCCGACGCGTCCGCGACCGTCCGCTCCGCGCACACGCAGCTGGCCCGCGTCGACGCCATCGCCGCCGACGTCCAGGAGGTCACCGCCAACGCCTCCGCGCTCTCCTCGACCGTCTCCTCCGCCTTCGGCGGACCGCTGGTCAAGGTGGCCGCGTTCGGCTACGGCGTGCGCCGCGCGATCGGCAAGAAGGGCGAACCCGAGCCGAAGCGCACCGTCGTCGGCCGTACCCTGCCCGGCGCCCGCCGCGGCGGGCGCCGCAACCGCCGTTCCAAGGACTGA